In a single window of the Streptomyces cinnabarinus genome:
- a CDS encoding acyl-CoA dehydrogenase family protein, translating into MDFAWSEEQREAYDRTLAAVREAFPPSDGTAEYYDRGDFKQLGTLGLLGLSVPAEYGGGGLGALDTARQVEALGRGCDRTGLVFGASAHLFACAMPIVDFGSPALKSRVLPGMCSGELIAGNAMTEDEAGSDVSRLATVAERTDGGWILNGEKSFVTNGPAADVFTTYATTDPKAGYLGVTGFVVERGAPGLTIGEPFEKMGMAHVPAGRLKFENCFVPDEQILGAEGQGGFIFQHSMGWERCCLFAGFLGLADHLLDRSVEQARTRKQSGRRISRFQAVSHRIADMKLRTESARLLLYRAAWEMDRGGPATLWIALSKLAVSEGVISTALDAIRLFGGRGYQRSEGIEAALRDAVPSVIFSGTSDIQRDIISRELGL; encoded by the coding sequence ATGGACTTCGCCTGGTCCGAGGAACAGCGAGAGGCGTACGACCGCACCCTGGCCGCCGTGCGCGAGGCTTTCCCCCCGAGTGACGGCACGGCCGAGTACTACGACCGCGGTGACTTCAAACAGCTCGGCACGCTCGGCCTGCTGGGCCTGTCCGTGCCGGCCGAGTACGGCGGCGGCGGGCTCGGCGCCCTGGACACCGCACGGCAGGTGGAGGCCCTCGGGCGCGGCTGCGACCGCACCGGGCTGGTCTTCGGCGCCTCGGCACATCTGTTCGCCTGCGCCATGCCGATCGTCGACTTCGGCAGCCCGGCCCTGAAGTCCCGGGTGCTGCCCGGGATGTGCTCGGGCGAGCTGATCGCGGGCAACGCGATGACCGAGGACGAGGCGGGTTCGGACGTCTCCAGGCTGGCCACGGTCGCCGAGCGCACCGACGGCGGCTGGATCCTCAACGGCGAGAAGAGCTTCGTCACCAACGGGCCGGCCGCGGACGTCTTCACGACGTACGCGACCACCGATCCCAAGGCGGGCTATCTGGGCGTCACCGGGTTCGTGGTGGAGCGTGGCGCGCCCGGTCTGACGATCGGGGAGCCCTTCGAGAAGATGGGCATGGCCCATGTCCCGGCCGGGCGGCTGAAGTTCGAGAACTGCTTCGTGCCGGACGAGCAGATCCTCGGCGCCGAGGGCCAGGGCGGCTTCATCTTCCAGCACTCGATGGGCTGGGAGCGGTGCTGTCTGTTCGCCGGGTTCCTCGGCCTCGCCGACCATCTGCTGGACCGGTCCGTGGAACAGGCCCGCACCCGTAAGCAGTCGGGGCGCCGGATCTCCCGCTTCCAGGCCGTGTCCCACCGGATCGCGGACATGAAGCTGCGCACGGAGAGCGCCCGGCTGCTGCTGTACCGGGCGGCCTGGGAGATGGACCGGGGCGGCCCGGCCACCCTGTGGATCGCGCTGTCCAAGCTGGCCGTCTCGGAGGGCGTGATCTCCACCGCGCTGGACGCGATCCGGCTCTTCGGCGGGCGCGGCTACCAGCGCTCCGAGGGCATCGAGGCCGCCCTGCGGGACGCGGTGCCCTCCGTCATCTTCTCCGGCACATCGGACATCCAGCGCGACATCATCTCCAGGGAGCTGGGACTATGA
- a CDS encoding cation:proton antiporter translates to MTTTVIGGIALTLFVGVLFAAAARRIRQPAVVGEIAAGICLGPSLLGLFPGDLPEKFFPAEARAHLGMVAQVGLILFMFVIGWEFDATSFSGRRKSTGIIWLSSIACPLALGMGLAALIYGTYGTVNGKEVGTFEFTLYLGVAMSITAFPVLARIVADQGLQFSRAGALSLALAAADDVLAWCMLALVVALVTASGTGAFITMLLWSLVYVAGMLWVVKPVLHKLTDRMAGSALQYVMVIAACGAFGSAWITSEIGIHAIFGAFFFGLVMPRDRRLMQSAFGPTEKASKLLLPLFFVVTGLSVDLTTITGNGLLVMLAVIVVACLGKLGGVAIPAKLTGMNWRDATVLGLLMNTRGLTELVILNVGLQLGLLTVELFSAMVIMALVTTAMAAPLLTMLLAKENERAHEELLQSQPVIRITTSSPK, encoded by the coding sequence TTGACCACAACCGTGATCGGCGGCATCGCGCTGACACTGTTCGTGGGTGTGCTGTTCGCCGCGGCCGCCCGCCGGATCCGCCAGCCCGCAGTCGTCGGTGAGATCGCCGCGGGCATCTGCCTGGGCCCCAGCCTGCTCGGGCTGTTCCCCGGCGATCTGCCGGAGAAGTTCTTCCCGGCCGAGGCACGCGCCCATCTGGGCATGGTGGCCCAGGTCGGTCTCATCCTCTTCATGTTCGTCATCGGCTGGGAGTTCGACGCCACCAGCTTCAGCGGACGCCGGAAGTCCACCGGCATCATCTGGCTGAGCTCGATCGCCTGCCCGCTCGCCCTGGGCATGGGCCTCGCCGCGCTGATCTACGGCACCTACGGGACCGTGAACGGCAAGGAGGTCGGGACGTTCGAGTTCACCCTCTATCTCGGCGTGGCCATGTCGATCACGGCGTTCCCGGTGCTGGCCCGCATCGTCGCCGACCAGGGGCTCCAGTTCAGCCGCGCCGGGGCGCTCTCCTTGGCCCTGGCGGCCGCCGACGACGTCCTGGCCTGGTGCATGCTCGCCCTGGTCGTGGCGCTGGTGACGGCCAGCGGTACGGGCGCGTTCATCACCATGCTCCTGTGGTCGCTGGTGTACGTCGCCGGCATGCTCTGGGTCGTCAAGCCGGTCCTGCACAAGCTCACCGACCGGATGGCCGGCTCGGCCCTCCAGTACGTCATGGTGATCGCCGCCTGCGGTGCCTTCGGCTCGGCCTGGATCACCTCCGAGATCGGCATCCACGCCATCTTCGGCGCGTTCTTCTTCGGTCTGGTCATGCCGCGTGACCGCAGGCTGATGCAGTCGGCGTTCGGCCCGACGGAGAAGGCCAGCAAGCTGCTGCTGCCCCTGTTCTTCGTGGTGACCGGTCTGTCCGTCGACCTCACCACGATCACCGGCAACGGTCTGCTGGTGATGCTGGCCGTCATCGTCGTGGCCTGCCTCGGCAAGCTCGGCGGCGTGGCGATCCCGGCCAAGCTGACCGGGATGAACTGGCGCGACGCCACCGTGCTCGGACTGCTGATGAACACCCGCGGTCTGACCGAGCTGGTGATCCTCAACGTCGGTCTGCAACTGGGCCTGCTCACCGTCGAGTTGTTCAGCGCCATGGTCATCATGGCCCTCGTCACGACGGCGATGGCGGCGCCCCTGCTGACCATGCTGCTGGCCAAGGAGAACGAGCGCGCCCACGAGGAGCTGCTGCAGTCCCAGCCCGTCATCCGCATCACCACGTCGTCCCCAAAGTGA